A portion of the Patescibacteria group bacterium genome contains these proteins:
- a CDS encoding GIY-YIG nuclease family protein yields MWLIYILLCKDGSLYTGITNDLAKRFAAHKAGKGGSYTRSHLPKKIVYRERASSRGKALQREAAIKRMARAKKLQLIRFHK; encoded by the coding sequence ATGTGGCTTATCTACATCCTACTCTGTAAAGACGGCAGTTTGTATACCGGTATTACCAATGATCTTGCAAAGCGTTTTGCCGCACACAAAGCTGGCAAGGGTGGAAGCTACACGCGTTCGCATTTGCCCAAAAAGATAGTATATAGAGAGCGAGCTAGCTCAAGAGGTAAGGCCCTACAGCGCGAGGCAGCTATCAAGCGTATGGCGCGCGCAAAAAAACTCCAACTTATCCGTTTTCATAAGTGA
- a CDS encoding recombinase family protein — MKYIIYVRKSTEDEDRQILSIEAQLTELHEFAAKEKLEIVASFEEAKTAKEPGRMKFAEMLSFL, encoded by the coding sequence ATGAAATACATTATCTACGTTCGGAAATCTACAGAAGACGAGGATCGTCAGATTCTCTCAATTGAGGCACAACTCACCGAATTGCACGAATTTGCCGCCAAAGAAAAACTTGAAATTGTCGCCTCTTTCGAAGAGGCAAAAACTGCCAAAGAACCTGGGCGAATGAAATTCGCTGAAATGTTGTCATTTCTGGA
- a CDS encoding M15 family metallopeptidase has protein sequence MSPQHLVIARYSAAVLVLAAFGFVSYHLKLIYEENAILAEKLQMVREDQLATAKSLSETLALLDKNLTLTKTEQEKLRGVLTSEQVRVKEQQKQLESISGTVGTLEKLTYTDEELLKKYSKIYFLNEHYIPANLSKISSQYTRDPKSDLQIHSSVLPHLEKLLKANTSPDFDLRVSSSYRSFGTQADLKSNYSVTYGAGSANQFSADQGYSEHQLGTTIDFTTVRTGTDLSVFKDTSDYKWLLANAHQYGFTLSYPENNAYYQFEPWHWRFVGVKLATDLYNQKKHFYDLEQREIDKYLVNIFDK, from the coding sequence TTGTCGCCACAACATCTTGTAATCGCGCGGTATAGCGCGGCGGTATTGGTGCTCGCGGCGTTTGGTTTTGTCTCGTATCATCTCAAGCTTATTTATGAAGAAAACGCCATACTCGCTGAAAAATTGCAGATGGTCAGAGAAGATCAGCTGGCAACCGCGAAAAGTCTTTCAGAGACTTTGGCGCTCCTCGACAAAAATCTAACACTGACAAAAACCGAACAAGAAAAATTGCGCGGTGTGTTGACGAGTGAGCAAGTGCGCGTCAAAGAACAACAAAAACAGCTCGAGAGCATCTCGGGTACCGTAGGTACACTTGAAAAGCTTACTTATACCGACGAAGAGCTTTTGAAAAAATATTCAAAGATATATTTTCTCAACGAGCATTACATCCCTGCAAACCTGAGTAAGATTTCGTCGCAATATACGCGTGATCCGAAAAGTGATTTGCAGATCCACTCAAGCGTTTTGCCGCATCTTGAAAAACTTTTAAAAGCAAATACCAGCCCTGATTTTGACTTGCGCGTAAGCTCTAGCTATCGTTCGTTTGGCACGCAGGCAGATTTGAAATCAAATTATTCAGTGACTTATGGTGCGGGTAGCGCAAATCAGTTTTCTGCTGATCAGGGATATTCAGAACATCAGCTTGGCACGACGATCGACTTTACCACGGTACGAACAGGCACCGATCTCTCCGTGTTTAAAGACACTTCGGATTACAAATGGCTCTTGGCGAACGCTCACCAATATGGCTTCACGCTTTCGTATCCAGAAAACAATGCCTACTATCAGTTTGAGCCGTGGCATTGGCGCTTTGTGGGTGTAAAGCTTGCGACTGACCTCTACAATCAGAAAAAACATTTCTACGATCTGGAGCAGCGTGAGATCGATAAGTATCTCGTCAATATTTTTGATAAATAA
- a CDS encoding GspE/PulE family protein encodes MIDARLKELLVGPGLILPADFDVLAEEAKTHNEPLEDLLIEKDVIRDDQLGQVLAEEYGVPFINIQEEKIDEEVLHQIPELVARSRGVVAFGRDKDTYKVAMRNPRDAEITNLLEKRLAGPIAKFYISKRGLTEALGFYRAHIRDAFTKILDQLKDEKLSREDRDEATVAMVDALLRYGHESKASDAHIEPHAQKIVIRFRIDGVMHDILDLPKNLLDVILTRIKILAKMRTDEHRAAQDGKLSFETDDDKVDVRVSIVPVTEGENVVMRLLSSKSRQYSLSDVGLSDTDRAKIESAIKNPHGMILVTGPTGSGKTTTVYAMLKILNTRDVHIATIEDPVEYEIDGVSQIQVNSRTNLTFAKGLRAIVRQDPDIIMVGEIRDEETADIAINSAMTGHLVLSTLHANDAATTLPRLLDMKVEPFLVASTVNIVIAQRLVRKICEKCRASHQGSDDEKKMLAGDARLREVVLNHLKTDIENMRLYKGTGCPVCSNTGYLGRVGVFEVLIMTPEIKQLIAARAASSDIMGIARTQGMTTMLEDGIDKVVRGITTIEEVIRATKE; translated from the coding sequence ATGATTGACGCGCGACTCAAAGAGCTTTTAGTAGGTCCCGGCCTCATATTGCCGGCCGATTTTGATGTGCTTGCCGAGGAGGCAAAGACGCACAACGAGCCACTCGAAGATTTGCTTATCGAAAAAGATGTCATCCGTGATGATCAGCTGGGTCAGGTGCTCGCCGAGGAATACGGCGTGCCTTTTATCAATATTCAAGAAGAAAAAATCGACGAAGAAGTGTTGCATCAGATCCCCGAGCTTGTAGCGCGTTCGCGTGGCGTGGTCGCATTTGGGCGCGACAAAGATACTTACAAAGTTGCTATGCGCAACCCCAGGGACGCCGAAATAACAAATCTACTCGAAAAGCGCCTTGCCGGTCCCATCGCAAAATTTTATATTTCCAAGCGAGGGCTTACCGAAGCACTCGGGTTTTATCGTGCGCATATTCGTGATGCGTTTACCAAGATTCTTGATCAACTCAAAGACGAAAAACTTTCGCGCGAGGATAGAGATGAAGCCACGGTAGCGATGGTCGACGCACTCTTACGCTATGGGCATGAGTCAAAAGCATCGGATGCGCACATTGAACCGCATGCACAAAAAATTGTTATTCGGTTTCGTATTGACGGCGTGATGCATGATATTCTTGACCTTCCCAAAAATTTGCTCGATGTGATTTTAACGCGCATCAAGATTTTGGCGAAAATGCGTACTGATGAGCATCGTGCCGCGCAAGACGGCAAGTTGTCATTTGAAACTGACGATGACAAAGTTGATGTGCGCGTATCGATCGTGCCGGTGACGGAAGGTGAAAATGTAGTGATGCGTTTGCTTTCGTCAAAGAGCAGGCAGTACAGCTTGTCTGATGTAGGGCTCTCTGATACTGATCGCGCAAAAATTGAGAGCGCGATCAAAAATCCGCATGGCATGATTTTGGTCACGGGTCCTACGGGCTCAGGTAAAACCACGACAGTCTACGCTATGCTCAAGATTCTCAATACGCGCGATGTACACATTGCGACCATTGAAGATCCGGTTGAGTACGAGATTGATGGCGTGAGCCAAATACAGGTAAATTCGCGCACCAACCTGACATTTGCCAAGGGACTTCGTGCTATAGTTCGTCAAGATCCCGATATCATCATGGTAGGTGAGATTCGTGATGAGGAGACGGCTGATATCGCTATCAACTCCGCTATGACCGGTCACCTTGTACTCTCGACCCTGCACGCGAATGACGCGGCGACCACCCTTCCGCGCCTACTCGATATGAAGGTTGAACCATTTTTGGTAGCTTCCACCGTCAATATTGTCATTGCCCAGCGCTTGGTACGAAAAATTTGTGAGAAGTGCCGCGCCTCTCACCAAGGATCTGATGATGAGAAAAAAATGCTTGCGGGTGACGCGCGCTTACGCGAAGTAGTGTTGAATCACCTGAAGACCGATATCGAAAATATGCGCTTGTATAAAGGTACGGGGTGCCCCGTATGCTCCAATACGGGATATCTTGGTCGTGTGGGAGTTTTTGAAGTGTTGATCATGACCCCCGAGATCAAACAGCTCATTGCCGCTCGCGCCGCGTCATCTGATATTATGGGCATAGCACGCACGCAGGGGATGACGACCATGCTCGAGGATGGTATCGATAAAGTGGTTCGAGGAATTACTACTATAGAAGAAGTTATTCGCGCAACAAAAGAATAA
- a CDS encoding HAMP domain-containing sensor histidine kinase, with the protein MPDKQLTREETTGRITEVTSIISHQLKTPLAGIKSSLEILLSGDLGEVSVKQREYLALALDGSNKMIGLIKNLLDASRIDEGRMQLASTPTDIGALAKTVVDDLVTFAQAKNTTLSITLEENIPKTSVDALKIHEVINNIVYNAIRYSKGKGTVSVGVRRDGHDVLFSCVDTGIGIGEGDRNKIFSKFYRSPHVSALAPDGSGLGLYISKAIIEKSGGKIWFESEEGRGSTFSFSLPIQ; encoded by the coding sequence ATGCCTGACAAACAGCTTACTCGCGAGGAGACAACGGGGCGCATTACCGAAGTGACTTCCATTATTTCACATCAGTTAAAAACACCGCTTGCGGGTATTAAATCATCACTCGAGATTTTACTTTCGGGTGATTTAGGAGAGGTGAGTGTCAAACAGCGTGAGTATTTGGCCTTGGCACTTGATGGATCAAACAAAATGATTGGTCTTATCAAAAATTTACTTGATGCTTCACGCATTGACGAAGGTCGTATGCAGTTGGCTAGCACTCCTACTGATATCGGTGCACTTGCCAAAACCGTTGTCGATGATTTGGTGACATTTGCGCAGGCAAAAAATACCACGCTCTCTATCACGCTTGAAGAAAATATACCCAAAACTTCTGTCGATGCGCTCAAGATCCATGAAGTGATCAACAATATCGTATACAATGCGATTCGGTACAGTAAAGGTAAGGGCACGGTTTCGGTCGGTGTCCGGCGCGATGGGCACGATGTTTTATTCTCATGCGTTGATACCGGTATTGGTATCGGCGAGGGCGATAGGAATAAAATTTTCAGCAAGTTTTATCGCAGTCCTCATGTAAGCGCGCTCGCTCCCGACGGGTCGGGTCTCGGGCTTTATATCTCAAAGGCAATTATTGAGAAAAGCGGAGGGAAGATCTGGTTTGAATCCGAAGAGGGTCGGGGCTCTACCTTTTCGTTCTCGCTCCCGATACAATAG
- a CDS encoding response regulator encodes MADQKKILIIEDDKFLLKLYSDKLSREGFLVSMAISGEEGLGKVKQEKPDLVLLDVILPQKNGFDILGALKLDPETKGVPVIMLTNLGQDSDIKTGLDLGAVDYLVKTDFSITKLPEVVRKHIAIHGATTTPSSS; translated from the coding sequence ATGGCAGATCAGAAAAAAATTCTTATCATCGAAGACGACAAGTTTCTCCTGAAGCTTTATAGTGACAAGCTTTCTCGCGAAGGTTTTTTGGTGAGCATGGCAATCTCAGGAGAGGAAGGTCTTGGTAAGGTAAAGCAAGAAAAGCCCGACTTGGTACTGCTCGATGTTATTTTGCCACAGAAAAATGGTTTTGATATTTTAGGCGCGCTCAAGCTTGATCCTGAGACCAAAGGGGTGCCGGTGATCATGCTGACCAATCTCGGTCAAGACTCCGATATCAAGACGGGTCTTGACTTGGGCGCCGTCGATTACTTGGTGAAGACTGATTTTTCTATTACAAAGCTTCCCGAGGTCGTTCGCAAACATATTGCGATTCATGGCGCAACCACAACTCCAAGTTCGTCATAG